From the Gallaecimonas mangrovi genome, one window contains:
- a CDS encoding DJ-1/PfpI family protein, with amino-acid sequence MNIGIYVYEQAEVLDFSGPFEVFSTAKRVGAKDWNVFLIGQSTELVNARGGYWVKPHYAITDHPKLDALVVAGGVHSAEVKKPEVIDWIRQVDKTALKVTSVCTGAFLLAEAGLLDGHSVTTHSEDIPHLRADYPALDVVLDKRWVASGKYITSGGISAGIDMSLYLVSMLQGQELAEATAHQMEYRWYY; translated from the coding sequence ATGAATATTGGAATTTATGTTTACGAGCAGGCCGAAGTGCTCGATTTTTCCGGGCCCTTCGAAGTATTTAGTACCGCCAAGCGGGTTGGCGCCAAAGATTGGAATGTGTTTCTGATTGGTCAAAGTACCGAATTGGTTAATGCCAGGGGCGGCTATTGGGTTAAGCCGCATTACGCCATTACTGACCACCCCAAATTAGACGCGCTAGTGGTGGCTGGCGGCGTACACAGTGCCGAGGTAAAAAAGCCAGAGGTGATTGACTGGATCCGCCAGGTAGATAAAACCGCCTTGAAGGTTACCTCGGTTTGTACCGGCGCTTTTCTGCTGGCCGAAGCCGGGCTACTGGATGGCCATTCTGTTACCACCCACAGTGAAGACATTCCGCATTTACGGGCCGATTACCCCGCTTTGGACGTGGTGCTGGATAAACGCTGGGTGGCCAGTGGTAAATACATCACTTCTGGCGGCATTTCCGCCGGTATCGACATGAGCCTTTATCTAGTTTCCATGCTGCAGGGCCAGGAACTGGCAGAAGCCACGGCCCACCAGATGGAATACCGCTGGTATTACTAA